The following proteins are encoded in a genomic region of Micrococcaceae bacterium Sec5.8:
- a CDS encoding APC family permease produces the protein MANSTSSPELSPQQQLEAFGYKQELKRSVSTTDLLVYGLVFMVPIAPWAIFGVVYNAAGGMVPLVYLIGLVAMIFTALAYQQMARSIPLAGSVFSYVGRGIHPTAGFFAGWAILLDYLLVPTLLYVFAAESMVGIFPESPRWLWALIFVAVNTAINLLGISSIKRMNRIFLAIELIFVVIFVIIAINALTTHTVPGAELTMNPIWDASKVTGPLIASALSIAVLSFLGFDGISTMSEEATGGRNAAGRAMILALFLVAFLFIVQTWLASALAAGRASFNDDEVGNAFFTIVEAASSTGWMTAFFVVNVLAIGVANAMAAQAATSRLLYSMSRDRQLPKFLSRIDTRQVPRNAIILVSAVSAVLVLFFVGQIDVISALVNFGALFGFMLLHLSVIVHYVVRKKSTNYLLHLVVPILGFLIIGYVLLNAAPEAKIGGAIWLVVGAAVFAYYKFTGRTTNLTDDGSSNPEPALSGTESQL, from the coding sequence ATGGCAAATTCCACCAGCTCCCCCGAGCTCAGCCCCCAACAGCAACTCGAGGCCTTCGGCTACAAACAGGAGCTGAAACGTTCTGTTTCCACCACGGATCTGCTCGTCTACGGGCTCGTTTTCATGGTGCCTATCGCGCCCTGGGCGATCTTCGGCGTCGTGTACAACGCGGCGGGAGGCATGGTCCCGCTCGTTTACCTCATCGGCCTTGTGGCCATGATCTTCACTGCCTTGGCATACCAGCAGATGGCAAGGTCCATTCCGCTCGCAGGCTCGGTGTTCTCCTACGTAGGCCGGGGGATCCATCCCACGGCCGGGTTCTTCGCCGGCTGGGCAATCCTGCTGGACTACCTCCTCGTCCCGACTTTGCTGTATGTGTTCGCGGCTGAATCGATGGTGGGGATCTTCCCCGAGTCGCCGCGCTGGTTGTGGGCGCTGATTTTCGTGGCGGTCAACACCGCCATCAATCTGCTCGGAATCAGCTCGATCAAGCGAATGAACCGGATCTTCCTCGCGATTGAACTGATCTTTGTGGTGATCTTCGTCATCATCGCCATCAACGCCCTGACAACGCACACCGTGCCGGGCGCTGAACTGACGATGAACCCGATCTGGGACGCAAGCAAAGTAACAGGACCCCTGATCGCCTCGGCGCTCTCGATCGCAGTGTTGAGCTTCCTCGGATTTGACGGCATTTCCACCATGTCAGAGGAAGCGACCGGCGGCCGTAATGCCGCTGGCCGGGCCATGATCCTGGCCCTCTTCCTCGTTGCTTTCCTGTTCATCGTGCAGACCTGGCTCGCGAGTGCACTGGCAGCAGGACGGGCCTCGTTCAATGACGATGAGGTAGGCAATGCGTTCTTCACCATCGTTGAGGCCGCCTCAAGCACGGGCTGGATGACAGCCTTTTTCGTCGTGAATGTGCTTGCGATCGGTGTTGCAAACGCCATGGCCGCGCAGGCCGCCACCTCCCGGCTCCTGTACTCAATGAGCCGGGACCGCCAGTTGCCGAAGTTCCTGTCCCGGATCGACACCCGCCAGGTGCCCCGGAATGCCATCATCCTGGTCTCGGCCGTTTCCGCGGTGCTCGTCCTGTTCTTTGTGGGACAAATCGACGTCATTTCCGCTCTCGTGAACTTCGGGGCACTCTTCGGGTTCATGCTCCTGCACCTCTCGGTAATCGTTCACTATGTGGTGCGGAAAAAATCGACAAACTACCTGTTGCATCTTGTGGTGCCCATCCTCGGCTTCCTGATCATTGGCTATGTCCTGCTCAATGCAGCGCCGGAGGCGAAAATCGGAGGCGCAATCTGGCTTGTCGTCGGCGCCGCGGTCTTCGCCTACTACAAGTTCACCGGCCGGACGACGAACCTGACGGATGACGGCAGCAGCAACCCGGAGCCGGCACTCAGCGGAACGGAGTCCCAGCTGTGA
- a CDS encoding proline iminopeptidase-family hydrolase — protein sequence MTTLTTHRIPFRDWETWAALFDPDVPVPGALPLIVLHGGPGMAHNYLKNLAELTDTGRTVILYDQLGCGNSTHLPEAPADFWVPRLFVEEFHNLLAHFRIGDFHILGQSWGGMLGAEIAVRRPPGLASLSICNSPASMELWAEAATELRGQLPRETQDALVRHEHAGTVTDPEYVAATLAFYERHVCRLTPFPRDLDESEAQMEAEPTVYHTMNGPNEFHVIGTLRNWTIIDQLHRVTAPTLVVAGEYDEATPATWAPFAANIPGAASHVFPGASHCSHLEQPEAFRAVIANHLARHDHP from the coding sequence GTGACCACACTCACTACCCACAGAATTCCATTCCGCGATTGGGAGACGTGGGCCGCGCTGTTTGACCCGGACGTCCCCGTGCCCGGCGCGCTCCCCCTCATCGTGCTTCACGGGGGCCCGGGCATGGCCCACAACTATTTGAAGAACCTGGCGGAGCTGACGGATACCGGCCGCACGGTCATCCTCTATGACCAGCTGGGTTGCGGAAACAGTACACATCTGCCGGAGGCTCCCGCCGACTTTTGGGTTCCCCGGTTGTTTGTTGAAGAGTTCCATAATCTTCTCGCCCACTTCCGGATCGGTGACTTCCACATCCTGGGACAGTCCTGGGGCGGGATGCTGGGCGCGGAAATTGCGGTGCGCCGGCCACCCGGGCTGGCGAGTCTTTCCATCTGCAACTCACCTGCCTCAATGGAGCTGTGGGCAGAGGCCGCAACTGAACTCCGGGGCCAATTGCCCCGGGAGACCCAGGATGCGCTGGTGCGCCATGAGCACGCCGGCACGGTAACGGACCCGGAGTATGTTGCCGCGACCCTGGCCTTCTACGAGCGCCACGTCTGCCGTCTCACGCCTTTTCCCCGTGACCTGGATGAGAGCGAAGCCCAGATGGAGGCCGAACCCACGGTGTACCACACGATGAACGGCCCTAACGAGTTCCATGTAATCGGGACGCTGCGCAACTGGACCATCATCGACCAACTGCACCGGGTCACGGCCCCGACCCTGGTAGTCGCCGGCGAATACGACGAGGCGACCCCCGCGACCTGGGCACCCTTCGCCGCCAATATTCCCGGTGCCGCCAGTCATGTCTTTCCCGGGGCCAGCCACTGCTCACACCTGGAACAGCCCGAGGCGTTCCGGGCCGTCATCGCCAACCATCTGGCCCGCCACGACCACCCCTAG